Proteins encoded together in one Desulfosporosinus meridiei DSM 13257 window:
- a CDS encoding acyl-CoA dehydrogenase family protein codes for MELALRGGGFLLTEVAPDQIFVREEINEDHKQLKRMAHNFMTKEVAPKIEEMEEQKDGVVREFMRQAGELGLLGLEIPEEFEGLSMDKYATVVVGEEVPRGGSFAVAYAAHTGIGTLPIVYFGTPEQKAKYLPGLANGSKVAAYCLTEPGSGSDALGAKATAVLNPEGTHYILNGTKQFITNAGFADVFLVYAKVDGKMTNFIVERDYPGFSLGPEEQKMGIKGSSTRQVILEDVMVPVENVVGELGRGHVVAFNILNVGRFKLAAGAIGSVQVVLETALKYASERKQFGVALNTFGAIQNKIAEIATRAYMAESVVYRTAGLMESGFHDLDLTGDCRKEAGKALEEYAIECSLNKVYASEVLDFAVDEGVQIHGGYGFIKEYPIERMYRDSRINRLFEGTNEINRLLVPGTLLKRAMTGELPLLQAAQAVSRDLVSVGMGGNAEGLEALNQMTQKAKKLCLMAAGLAAQNLGMALKDNQFVLTGMAEMVNQVYAMESAVLRAQKVQTLDVSAEHKVFVEKAATLGAYAAFNILEIQAKEVLCAVEKGDSLSTVLAGMRKLVKRPNVDMIGMRQEIAKYIIEKEGYPVNY; via the coding sequence ATGGAATTAGCATTGCGCGGAGGCGGATTTTTACTGACTGAAGTCGCTCCTGATCAAATATTTGTACGTGAGGAGATCAACGAAGACCATAAGCAGCTGAAGAGAATGGCCCATAATTTTATGACCAAAGAAGTTGCTCCTAAGATTGAGGAGATGGAGGAGCAAAAAGATGGTGTTGTTCGAGAGTTTATGCGTCAAGCAGGGGAATTGGGATTACTGGGGTTAGAAATTCCGGAGGAATTTGAAGGATTATCCATGGATAAATATGCGACGGTAGTAGTTGGCGAAGAGGTTCCTCGTGGAGGGTCCTTTGCCGTTGCTTATGCCGCTCACACGGGAATCGGAACTTTACCAATCGTTTATTTTGGTACACCTGAGCAAAAGGCAAAATATCTTCCCGGGCTTGCTAATGGTTCAAAGGTTGCTGCCTATTGTTTGACTGAACCTGGTTCAGGATCGGATGCCCTGGGTGCCAAAGCTACAGCTGTTCTTAATCCAGAGGGAACCCACTATATACTTAACGGTACCAAACAATTTATTACTAATGCCGGGTTTGCAGATGTATTCTTGGTCTACGCTAAAGTAGATGGAAAAATGACAAACTTCATTGTAGAACGTGACTATCCTGGTTTTTCTCTGGGACCTGAAGAGCAAAAAATGGGTATTAAAGGATCTTCAACCCGTCAAGTCATCTTAGAAGATGTCATGGTTCCTGTGGAAAATGTCGTTGGTGAACTCGGACGTGGTCACGTCGTAGCTTTCAATATCTTGAATGTTGGCCGCTTTAAGCTGGCTGCCGGTGCCATCGGAAGTGTCCAAGTCGTTTTAGAGACTGCTTTAAAATATGCTTCTGAGCGTAAACAATTTGGCGTAGCACTTAATACTTTTGGAGCAATTCAGAACAAGATTGCTGAAATTGCTACTCGGGCATATATGGCAGAAAGTGTTGTTTACAGAACAGCCGGTTTGATGGAGAGCGGATTCCATGATCTTGATCTGACAGGTGACTGCCGCAAGGAAGCCGGTAAGGCCTTAGAAGAGTACGCTATCGAGTGCTCTTTGAACAAGGTCTATGCCTCTGAAGTGCTGGATTTTGCAGTAGACGAAGGGGTTCAGATTCATGGTGGATACGGTTTTATTAAGGAATATCCCATTGAACGTATGTATCGTGATTCTCGTATTAATCGCCTATTTGAAGGAACTAATGAAATCAACCGCCTGCTTGTCCCGGGCACACTTTTGAAAAGGGCTATGACCGGTGAACTACCTTTGCTCCAAGCAGCTCAAGCTGTTAGCAGAGATTTGGTTTCTGTCGGAATGGGCGGAAATGCAGAAGGCTTAGAAGCACTCAACCAAATGACTCAGAAAGCAAAGAAACTTTGCTTAATGGCTGCAGGATTAGCAGCACAAAACTTAGGTATGGCTTTAAAAGACAATCAGTTTGTCTTAACGGGAATGGCAGAGATGGTCAACCAAGTCTACGCTATGGAAAGTGCCGTTCTGCGTGCTCAGAAAGTCCAAACTCTTGATGTTTCCGCTGAGCACAAAGTATTTGTCGAGAAGGCCGCTACTTTAGGAGCCTATGCTGCCTTTAATATTCTTGAGATTCAAGCGAAAGAAGTTCTGTGTGCCGTGGAGAAGGGAGATTCTCTGAGCACAGTCTTGGCCGGAATGCGTAAGCTTGTTAAACGGCCGAACGTTGATATGATTGGCATGCGCCAGGAGATTGCTAAATATATTATTGAAAAAGAGGGCTACCCTGTTAACTACTAA
- a CDS encoding MBL fold metallo-hydrolase: MINIKEVADNVFMLKIPVPINVDAVNLYLFAGEIPTLLDAGTNTPEVLEAVHAGMKKVGIKKLEQVLISHWHVDHAGAANSLAQEGASVFAGARDYQEWTSFVQGEAFTRLNQWATREWGVPENVIPGMLKISKRLQTFTALPDQVNLLEPYQTIQAGDSLLQVIPTPGHTAGHLSFYAAKDSVLFSGDMLLPDEIPYPGIWEQEGIVVSGMPSYLESLNRIENLPSRVYLPGHGIPSNNLKARCQEIRGKLNKQMLRHSPAESVYASASSLGGEAIHPGLLFIQLHYVYGWEQLKKKVG; this comes from the coding sequence ATGATCAATATTAAAGAAGTAGCTGATAATGTGTTTATGTTGAAAATTCCCGTTCCGATCAATGTGGATGCAGTTAACTTGTATTTATTTGCCGGAGAAATTCCTACATTATTGGATGCCGGAACTAATACTCCCGAGGTTCTTGAAGCGGTTCATGCAGGAATGAAGAAGGTTGGGATAAAGAAGCTAGAACAAGTCCTGATTTCCCATTGGCATGTTGATCATGCCGGAGCAGCAAACTCCTTGGCCCAGGAAGGAGCAAGCGTATTTGCCGGTGCACGAGATTACCAAGAGTGGACTAGTTTTGTTCAGGGGGAGGCCTTTACCCGACTTAATCAATGGGCAACTCGAGAGTGGGGAGTGCCGGAAAACGTGATTCCAGGAATGCTTAAGATATCTAAAAGATTACAAACCTTTACAGCCTTGCCCGATCAGGTAAATTTGCTCGAACCCTATCAAACAATTCAGGCTGGAGATAGTCTCTTGCAGGTGATACCTACACCAGGTCATACAGCAGGACATCTTTCATTCTACGCAGCTAAGGACTCTGTTTTATTTTCTGGGGATATGCTTCTACCCGATGAGATTCCCTACCCAGGAATATGGGAACAAGAAGGGATTGTAGTAAGCGGGATGCCTAGTTATCTGGAAAGCCTTAATAGGATAGAAAATTTACCAAGTAGGGTATATTTGCCGGGACATGGTATACCCAGCAATAACTTGAAAGCACGTTGTCAAGAAATTAGAGGCAAATTGAATAAGCAAATGCTTAGACATAGCCCAGCTGAGTCTGTATATGCAAGTGCTTCAAGTCTGGGTGGTGAAGCAATACATCCTGGTTTACTTTTCATACAATTGCATTATGTCTATGGTTGGGAGCAACTTAAGAAAAAGGTGGGCTAA
- a CDS encoding methyl-accepting chemotaxis protein codes for MEAVSETIERKQTISLVKYISQTLVTVVPMVSVMGLIITYLMNLNRANSIILFSCFLVSGIVIGIFASLKNYVQFLKPIYVMQEKIIQVAQGDLTQRISFSPKSEVAELGKAFNHMMLNFGAMIHEIREMAKAWVVSSEELSASSEEVTATNSDVADYTTHMASEAREQAQTQNQMKVMVIELEKAAQMIAEKATSVAFEAVKSEQHSEEGLVKLSQIVTTMAETNQTVNKSVLIIEELAEQSNRIGLITETIAQVARQTNLLALNAAIEAARAGEHGKGFAVVADEIHKLAEDVASSTRDVTEITTLIQKSIGQAVKGMMLTDSQVKDSVISIREAQEALGVIAEATKDVSGNISDIAASSEEMLGSMEEMNRYVDRVKEVSEESVKKAETIEASTKEVSASMHIVATTAQSLAQNANQLQSAVEKFRV; via the coding sequence ATGGAAGCCGTTAGTGAGACGATTGAACGCAAACAGACAATTAGTTTGGTGAAGTATATAAGTCAAACTTTAGTTACAGTGGTTCCTATGGTATCTGTTATGGGTCTTATAATTACTTATCTTATGAATCTTAATCGCGCAAATTCAATCATACTGTTTTCGTGTTTTTTAGTATCCGGTATAGTAATTGGGATATTTGCCTCATTGAAAAACTATGTTCAATTTCTGAAGCCTATTTATGTTATGCAGGAAAAAATCATTCAGGTAGCCCAGGGGGACTTAACCCAAAGAATTAGTTTCTCCCCAAAGAGTGAAGTGGCTGAGTTGGGAAAGGCTTTTAACCACATGATGCTTAACTTTGGAGCCATGATTCATGAAATCCGTGAGATGGCTAAAGCTTGGGTTGTTTCGTCAGAGGAGTTATCAGCCAGTTCAGAGGAAGTAACAGCTACCAACAGTGATGTTGCCGATTATACAACCCACATGGCCAGCGAGGCTCGAGAACAAGCCCAAACTCAAAACCAGATGAAAGTTATGGTTATCGAACTTGAAAAAGCCGCTCAAATGATTGCAGAAAAGGCTACATCCGTTGCTTTTGAAGCGGTAAAATCTGAGCAGCATTCAGAAGAGGGCTTAGTAAAGCTTTCCCAGATAGTAACGACAATGGCTGAAACCAACCAAACAGTCAACAAATCTGTACTGATCATTGAAGAGCTGGCCGAACAATCAAATCGCATCGGTTTGATCACTGAAACCATTGCGCAAGTAGCCCGTCAAACTAATCTCTTAGCACTTAATGCCGCTATTGAGGCTGCCCGGGCTGGCGAACATGGCAAGGGCTTTGCTGTGGTAGCTGATGAAATCCACAAACTTGCCGAGGATGTAGCCTCATCAACGCGGGATGTAACAGAGATCACAACCCTAATTCAAAAAAGTATCGGCCAGGCAGTTAAGGGGATGATGCTCACAGATTCGCAAGTAAAAGATAGTGTAATATCAATACGCGAGGCTCAGGAGGCGTTAGGGGTGATTGCCGAGGCGACTAAAGATGTTTCTGGCAATATTTCGGATATTGCTGCTTCCAGCGAAGAAATGCTGGGCAGTATGGAAGAAATGAATCGCTATGTTGATAGAGTCAAGGAAGTCTCTGAAGAGTCGGTCAAAAAAGCCGAAACTATTGAGGCTTCAACAAAGGAAGTTTCAGCATCTATGCATATTGTTGCCACAACTGCCCAATCTCTAGCGCAAAATGCTAATCAGCTGCAAAGTGCCGTTGAGAAATTTAGGGTTTAA
- a CDS encoding spore coat protein: protein MTIQFSQKEKSLLMDQKEHEESCVDKYAKYANQAQDAELKQLFTSYSAQEQEHLNSINQMLAGQIPAMGGQQKQGQQAQQQQASGGSQGQMQGNYNQEDAKLCKDMLMTEKYVSGAYNTAIFEFRDTNVRQVLNHIQKEEQEHGEGIFQYMQSKGMYQVQ from the coding sequence ATGACAATTCAATTTTCACAAAAAGAGAAATCTCTGTTAATGGATCAAAAAGAACACGAGGAAAGCTGCGTCGACAAATATGCAAAATATGCTAATCAAGCACAAGACGCTGAGTTAAAGCAGTTATTTACTTCATACTCAGCTCAGGAACAAGAACACCTGAATTCTATTAATCAGATGCTAGCTGGGCAGATACCTGCTATGGGAGGGCAACAGAAGCAAGGGCAACAGGCTCAGCAACAACAAGCCTCTGGTGGCAGCCAAGGTCAAATGCAAGGAAATTACAATCAAGAAGATGCAAAACTTTGTAAAGATATGCTGATGACGGAAAAGTATGTATCAGGTGCCTATAATACTGCAATTTTCGAATTTAGAGATACTAATGTCCGACAAGTCCTGAACCATATTCAAAAGGAAGAACAGGAACATGGCGAAGGAATATTCCAATACATGCAAAGCAAAGGTATGTATCAGGTTCAATAG
- a CDS encoding ArsR/SmtB family transcription factor has protein sequence MTPDINEHNKNPESITQPTDSLVCDTLCIHTDLIESARQTLIPAGQIHQLAELFKTLGDPTRVRIMDVLAKNEFCVCDLAELLELSQSATSHQLRVLRSNHLVKYRREGKMVYYSLDDDHVMGLYREGLEHISEGHR, from the coding sequence ATGACTCCCGATATAAATGAACATAATAAAAATCCAGAATCGATAACCCAGCCCACGGATAGCCTTGTATGTGATACTTTATGTATTCACACTGATTTGATTGAATCAGCTCGCCAAACTCTCATACCTGCCGGACAGATCCATCAATTGGCTGAGTTATTTAAAACCCTTGGAGATCCTACTCGAGTGAGAATTATGGATGTCTTAGCCAAAAATGAATTCTGTGTGTGCGATTTAGCTGAGCTATTAGAGTTAAGTCAATCAGCTACTTCACATCAATTACGTGTACTTCGCAGCAATCATCTGGTGAAATATCGCAGAGAGGGAAAGATGGTATATTACTCCTTAGATGATGACCATGTAATGGGACTTTATCGTGAGGGTCTTGAGCATATTTCCGAAGGGCATAGATAG
- a CDS encoding heavy metal translocating P-type ATPase yields MSIDIQSQEKLKYRLEGLSCANCALKIEKAFSSEVTIGETSLNFATQTVYLPPAALEVAQRIIDRIEPGVILRPINQSSKSLEQEENSSDVKWKKIRMLGAGMLLAIGLILPVLNINLPLALEYTVFLTAYFLVGYEVLYTALRNITKGALFDENFLMALGTIGAIAIKQLPEAVGVMLFYTVGEYIQDLAVNRSRRSIQALMDIRPDYANLVHQLDVQKVAPEDVQVGQLILVRPGEKVPLDGEVVNGSSFVDTSALTGESVPRNMEKGDTILAGMVNSSGVLTVRVTRPFAESSIQKILDLVENASSRKAPTEKFITTFSRYYTPAVVFIALGIAIIPPLIGMGTFSEWVYRALTILVISCPCALVISVPLGYFGGIGGASRQGILVKGANYLEALTKVKTVVFDKTGTLTQGVFDVVKINPAKGFEAEFLMEITAAAEAHSSHPIAKSIRESYGSAIDQGDIEDYEEVSGKGIRARIKGYDVLVGKAVLLKDSGILIPDEEHGIKGTLVYVAISGKYAGQILISDRLKFGAKETIRALENSGVKTVMLTGDHQTVAESVAQDLGVGEFHADLLPQDKVAWVEKLMNGDSQGKVVFVGDGINDAPVLMRADVGIAMGGLGSDAAIEAADVVLMEDQPAKLLTAIEIAFFTKKIIWQNIFFALGIKLGFVFLGAIGIATMWEAVFADVGVALLAVLNATRVNRHTSLES; encoded by the coding sequence ATGAGTATAGATATACAAAGCCAAGAGAAGCTTAAATACCGTTTAGAAGGACTGAGTTGTGCCAACTGTGCCCTGAAAATAGAAAAAGCATTCAGTTCAGAGGTAACGATTGGAGAAACCAGCCTTAACTTTGCAACCCAAACTGTTTATTTGCCTCCTGCTGCTTTAGAAGTAGCTCAACGTATCATTGATCGGATTGAGCCAGGGGTAATCTTAAGACCAATCAATCAATCAAGTAAGAGCCTTGAACAAGAAGAGAATTCCTCAGATGTAAAATGGAAGAAAATAAGAATGTTGGGGGCAGGGATGTTGCTTGCAATAGGCCTAATATTGCCTGTGCTGAATATTAATTTGCCCTTGGCTCTGGAATACACGGTATTTTTAACCGCTTATTTTCTCGTTGGTTATGAGGTGCTTTATACTGCCCTGAGAAATATAACTAAAGGGGCCTTGTTTGACGAGAACTTTCTAATGGCCTTAGGTACCATTGGAGCTATAGCCATCAAGCAACTTCCTGAAGCAGTTGGGGTAATGCTATTTTATACAGTCGGCGAATATATCCAGGACTTAGCGGTTAATCGTTCACGACGCTCTATTCAAGCTTTAATGGATATTAGGCCGGACTATGCAAACTTGGTTCATCAATTAGATGTCCAGAAAGTTGCCCCGGAAGATGTCCAAGTAGGGCAATTAATCTTAGTACGTCCGGGTGAAAAAGTTCCCCTAGATGGAGAAGTGGTAAACGGTTCTTCATTTGTAGATACTTCTGCCTTGACTGGAGAATCAGTCCCGAGAAATATGGAAAAAGGGGATACCATTTTGGCAGGGATGGTCAATTCCAGCGGTGTGCTCACCGTTCGGGTTACTCGGCCTTTTGCAGAGTCTTCAATTCAAAAAATTCTCGATCTGGTGGAAAATGCCAGCTCGCGCAAAGCACCCACAGAAAAGTTTATCACTACTTTTTCGCGCTATTATACTCCGGCGGTAGTGTTCATCGCCTTAGGAATCGCGATAATTCCACCGCTTATCGGAATGGGAACCTTCAGTGAATGGGTTTATCGTGCCCTGACAATCCTAGTAATTTCCTGCCCCTGCGCCTTAGTGATTTCAGTTCCCTTGGGGTATTTTGGCGGAATTGGCGGAGCTTCTCGGCAGGGAATTCTGGTCAAAGGGGCCAACTATCTTGAAGCCCTGACTAAAGTTAAGACCGTTGTTTTTGATAAAACCGGAACCTTAACTCAAGGGGTATTTGATGTAGTAAAAATAAACCCGGCAAAGGGTTTTGAAGCGGAATTCCTTATGGAGATAACAGCCGCCGCGGAAGCTCATTCCAGTCACCCGATAGCTAAGTCGATTCGTGAGAGTTACGGATCCGCCATTGACCAGGGTGACATTGAGGACTATGAAGAAGTCAGCGGGAAGGGGATTAGAGCTAGAATTAAAGGGTACGATGTTCTGGTTGGCAAGGCCGTACTCTTAAAAGATTCAGGAATTCTTATTCCTGACGAGGAACATGGTATTAAGGGAACTTTAGTATATGTAGCAATTTCGGGAAAATATGCGGGGCAGATTTTGATTTCAGATCGCCTCAAGTTCGGCGCTAAAGAGACCATAAGAGCTTTAGAAAACTCTGGCGTTAAAACAGTGATGTTGACGGGAGATCATCAAACCGTAGCCGAAAGTGTGGCCCAAGACTTAGGAGTAGGGGAATTCCATGCTGATTTATTGCCTCAGGATAAGGTTGCTTGGGTAGAAAAACTGATGAATGGGGATAGCCAAGGGAAAGTTGTCTTTGTTGGGGATGGGATTAATGATGCTCCCGTCCTGATGCGAGCGGATGTAGGGATAGCTATGGGGGGATTAGGATCAGATGCAGCTATTGAAGCCGCTGATGTAGTGCTAATGGAAGATCAGCCGGCTAAACTTTTAACGGCTATTGAAATCGCATTTTTTACTAAGAAAATCATCTGGCAGAATATCTTCTTTGCCTTAGGAATAAAACTAGGCTTTGTCTTCTTGGGGGCAATTGGCATTGCCACAATGTGGGAAGCAGTATTCGCTGATGTAGGTGTTGCCCTTTTAGCAGTTTTAAATGCGACTCGAGTTAATAGGCACACAAGTTTAGAGAGCTAA
- a CDS encoding methyltransferase family protein: MFNLKNSLSFFLFLVFLFSYLSKLLLLKKRYRIDANVLSKGRKDSPIRVVEAFVKFTTFLWGVVWLMLSLFEPLISQWSVPFVSNSYLSGLGLLINTVGLGIFLVAMITMKTSWRVGIDKSVKTSLVTDGIYQFSRNPAFVGFDLMFMGLFLTYPSLLTLALALTNSLAIHLLILQEEVHLKATFQEDYLKYYRTTGRYFIL, from the coding sequence ATGTTTAATCTGAAAAATAGTCTTTCATTTTTCTTATTTTTGGTGTTTCTGTTTTCATATTTGTCCAAACTATTACTTCTAAAAAAAAGGTATAGAATTGACGCCAATGTCCTCAGTAAAGGCAGGAAGGATTCGCCCATAAGAGTGGTAGAAGCATTTGTTAAATTCACGACATTTCTTTGGGGTGTTGTTTGGTTGATGCTTTCCTTATTCGAACCTCTAATTTCCCAGTGGAGTGTTCCTTTCGTTAGTAATAGTTATCTCAGCGGTTTAGGCCTTCTTATCAATACAGTAGGGTTAGGAATATTTCTTGTAGCGATGATTACCATGAAAACCTCCTGGCGGGTAGGTATTGATAAAAGTGTCAAAACCTCCCTGGTAACTGACGGGATCTATCAATTTTCCAGAAATCCTGCCTTTGTTGGCTTTGACTTAATGTTTATGGGTCTTTTCCTTACTTACCCTAGTCTTCTAACCTTAGCACTAGCCCTCACCAATAGCTTGGCCATCCATTTATTAATCCTCCAGGAAGAAGTCCATCTCAAAGCAACTTTTCAGGAGGACTATTTAAAGTATTACAGAACTACTGGTCGCTATTTCATCCTTTAA
- a CDS encoding HutP family protein: MLHFSSLGKTALLIAMAEGSETDDYVSQARLKGFEVVTGKVGSMDVQKIIAAVETAAKRAGLTDESYRSQHALYHAILDALQGLGRGPLQLGNILRTVGLRFAVVKGPRTLEDSDDLWIAVSMYGMIGAPIKGHEHEVCGLGINHL, translated from the coding sequence ATGTTACATTTTTCATCATTAGGAAAAACGGCCTTACTGATTGCAATGGCCGAAGGATCTGAGACTGACGACTACGTTTCTCAGGCTCGATTAAAGGGCTTTGAGGTTGTTACGGGTAAGGTCGGTTCCATGGATGTCCAAAAAATTATTGCTGCAGTGGAAACGGCCGCCAAACGGGCGGGACTCACGGATGAGAGTTATCGTTCCCAGCATGCTCTTTATCACGCCATTCTTGATGCCTTGCAGGGTTTGGGTCGAGGGCCGCTTCAACTGGGGAATATTTTGCGCACAGTGGGACTTCGCTTTGCAGTGGTCAAAGGGCCGCGAACTCTGGAAGATTCAGATGATCTTTGGATTGCTGTCAGCATGTATGGAATGATAGGTGCCCCGATTAAAGGACATGAACATGAGGTTTGTGGTTTAGGAATTAACCATCTCTAA
- the hutH gene encoding histidine ammonia-lyase translates to MSVVLAEKSKVTLDGENLTLEQVVAVARFGAKVELHPLAKEKVVKSREYVDQLIAGNKTVYGITTGFGKFSDVFISKEDAKTLQRNLIMSHATGVGEPLASEVVRGILLLRANALAKGFSGIRLSTLQTLINVLNAGIVPVVPEKGSLGASGDLAPLSHMVLVLLGEGEAFYKDRRMSGRDALAQAGIEPVVLEGKEGLALINGTQVMTAIAALSVWDAEILCESANITSALTLEALEGILAAFDPKIHAVRPHTGQIETAKKIRQLTEGSTFLADEHHPRVQDAYALRCISQVHGPSGDAVAYVKKVVETEINSATDNPLIFPDQDSVLSGGNFHGQPIALAMDFLGIAMAELANISERRLERLVNPNLSGLPAFLTPNGGLNSGFMIVQYSAASLVSENKVLAHPASVDSIPSSANQEDHVSMGTIAARKARSIIENTGHVLGMELLAACQGLDLRSGKENLTLGKGSESAYRLVRSKVATLKEDRVMYMDINQAKELVISGKLANAVKFELDRKGIPLA, encoded by the coding sequence ATGAGCGTAGTATTAGCAGAAAAGTCTAAAGTTACTTTGGATGGAGAAAACCTGACCTTAGAGCAAGTGGTTGCCGTGGCACGCTTTGGTGCTAAAGTAGAATTACACCCCTTAGCTAAGGAAAAAGTCGTAAAATCCAGAGAATACGTGGATCAATTAATTGCAGGTAATAAAACCGTCTATGGCATTACTACCGGTTTCGGCAAGTTTAGTGATGTTTTTATTTCCAAAGAGGATGCCAAGACATTGCAACGTAACCTTATTATGAGTCATGCAACAGGTGTTGGAGAACCTCTAGCCTCGGAAGTAGTAAGAGGAATTTTACTGCTGCGGGCCAATGCTTTAGCCAAAGGATTTTCCGGGATTCGTCTCTCCACTCTTCAGACCTTAATTAATGTCTTAAATGCAGGAATCGTTCCTGTCGTCCCTGAGAAAGGATCCCTTGGGGCAAGTGGGGATTTGGCACCGTTGTCCCATATGGTTTTAGTTTTACTCGGTGAGGGAGAAGCCTTTTATAAAGATCGTCGGATGAGTGGGCGGGATGCCTTGGCTCAAGCGGGTATAGAACCTGTGGTTTTGGAAGGCAAAGAAGGTTTAGCTCTGATTAACGGCACTCAGGTAATGACAGCCATAGCGGCTTTATCGGTCTGGGATGCTGAGATCTTATGTGAATCAGCAAATATTACCTCAGCTTTGACGCTGGAAGCCTTAGAAGGGATTTTGGCAGCCTTTGATCCCAAAATCCATGCCGTCCGTCCTCATACTGGGCAAATTGAGACAGCGAAAAAAATCCGCCAGCTTACAGAAGGTAGTACTTTCCTTGCTGATGAACATCATCCCCGAGTGCAAGATGCCTATGCTCTGCGCTGCATTTCCCAAGTCCATGGTCCCTCGGGGGATGCGGTTGCCTACGTCAAAAAGGTTGTAGAAACAGAAATTAACTCCGCGACGGATAACCCTTTAATTTTCCCTGATCAAGATTCAGTACTGTCCGGGGGGAATTTCCATGGTCAGCCCATAGCCTTAGCTATGGATTTTCTGGGAATTGCCATGGCAGAGCTGGCTAATATTTCTGAACGGCGTTTAGAGCGCTTAGTTAATCCAAACCTAAGCGGGCTGCCGGCATTTCTGACCCCTAACGGTGGGTTGAATTCAGGCTTTATGATTGTGCAGTATTCTGCCGCGTCTTTGGTGTCGGAGAATAAGGTCTTAGCTCATCCGGCAAGTGTAGACTCCATCCCTTCCTCAGCTAATCAAGAAGACCATGTGAGTATGGGGACAATTGCCGCCCGCAAGGCCCGAAGTATCATTGAAAACACAGGCCATGTTCTGGGAATGGAGCTATTAGCAGCCTGTCAAGGCTTGGATCTGAGATCCGGCAAAGAAAACCTAACTCTTGGCAAGGGAAGTGAGAGTGCTTATCGGCTGGTGCGTTCCAAGGTAGCTACCCTCAAAGAAGATCGGGTTATGTATATGGATATTAATCAGGCCAAAGAACTGGTGATATCCGGTAAACTTGCTAATGCTGTCAAATTTGAATTGGATCGTAAGGGAATTCCACTAGCTTAA
- a CDS encoding metal-sensitive transcriptional regulator, with protein sequence MDFDDKQTQTCSVCGGDSQGQGERRSHHDDKTIKELVTRMNRIEGQIRGIKGMIERHVYCDDILNQISSAQSALDGASRLLLEKHMKSCVKERLQGNDDQVVDEVLKTIFRMMR encoded by the coding sequence ATGGATTTTGATGACAAGCAGACCCAGACCTGTTCAGTTTGCGGTGGTGATTCACAAGGACAAGGAGAGCGGAGGAGTCATCATGATGATAAGACAATTAAAGAACTTGTAACGCGAATGAACCGCATCGAAGGGCAAATTCGCGGCATTAAAGGGATGATAGAGCGTCACGTTTATTGTGATGATATCTTAAATCAAATTTCCTCAGCTCAATCTGCTCTTGATGGAGCCTCTCGATTGCTTCTGGAAAAGCATATGAAATCATGTGTCAAAGAAAGACTGCAAGGGAATGATGATCAAGTTGTTGATGAAGTCCTAAAGACCATCTTTCGCATGATGCGTTAG